GACGCGATCGCAGCTTTTAGAAGAAGCTCTACGCCATTACCAAAGTTTTCTCGTTGAAAAAGAGTTAGAGCAATTTTACTCTCAACATGAAGAAACTGCAGATGAGGAGTATGCTACGGAGATTGCCCAGATGAATATCGAGGCGGCAGTTTCTGATGAGTGAACAGGTTTTACAGGGAGAGGTTTATCTGTTCAAAGCAGTTTCTAGCAGTGGGGAGAGCAAAAAACGCCCTTGGGTGATTGTCTCTGAAAATATCCGCAATCAGTACAGCAGTACCGTGTTAGCAGTTCCTTTCACATCTGAGGCAAACAGAGTTCCACCGACCCGCGTACGAGTCCCGAAGGGAGAAGGAGGGTTAGCGGTGGATTCTATCGCTATGTGTGACCGCATTACGACGTTAAAGAAAACTTTATTGGCGCGGGGTCCCTATGGTGGGGTGATTGCTTCTGATTACTTGTTTCAGATTCAAGAGGCGGTGCTGATTGCTTTGGGACGATATAAATAGAGGAAAAACAATGGATGAATTGGGGCAAGAAATAGTACAAGCTGAGGCGAGAGTAGTTCGAGACTGTCCGCTGGCGATGGAAACTCCTTTGCCCTTGACTCATCATCCCGCCGCCGTCT
This window of the Euhalothece natronophila Z-M001 genome carries:
- a CDS encoding ribbon-helix-helix protein, CopG family, yielding MKTKVSATVDSQLLAKLEEETGMTRSQLLEEALRHYQSFLVEKELEQFYSQHEETADEEYATEIAQMNIEAAVSDE
- a CDS encoding type II toxin-antitoxin system PemK/MazF family toxin, whose amino-acid sequence is MSEQVLQGEVYLFKAVSSSGESKKRPWVIVSENIRNQYSSTVLAVPFTSEANRVPPTRVRVPKGEGGLAVDSIAMCDRITTLKKTLLARGPYGGVIASDYLFQIQEAVLIALGRYK